A part of Ignavibacteriales bacterium genomic DNA contains:
- a CDS encoding aminotransferase class I/II-fold pyridoxal phosphate-dependent enzyme yields MHKFDPCSEIQDYLVFGEYGDVNPSVTDSSTYTFLNPKTMKDLFDHEIEGCFLYSRHWNPTNKHLSEALAKLEGSESAIVTASGMSAISCAVLQICSSGDEIISSRTIYGGTYAFFKNFLPKVGIKVHFVDTGNINAVKNLINSKTKMIYCESISNPLLEIADIPKLSEVTKQNNLNLVVDNTFSPMVISPIQLGADIVIHSLTKYINGTSDCVAGCICSSKEFINQLTDINSGASMLLGPVLDSYRAASILKNLHSLHIRMKKHSENAMFIAENLEKIGIKVFYPGLPSHSGYQLMNNLMNEGFGYSGMLAFDAGTIEKADELMEAMQKESVGYLAVSLGYFKTLFSSPGSSTSSEIPKEEQASMGLSEGLIRFSIGLDNNIERTFERIKNSLIKVGMIKS; encoded by the coding sequence ATGCATAAATTTGATCCCTGCAGTGAAATACAAGACTACCTTGTCTTTGGAGAATATGGAGATGTAAATCCGTCAGTAACTGATTCTTCAACTTATACTTTTTTAAATCCAAAAACAATGAAAGATCTTTTCGATCATGAAATTGAAGGATGTTTTTTGTATTCACGGCATTGGAACCCTACTAACAAACACCTTTCAGAAGCACTCGCAAAGCTTGAAGGAAGTGAATCGGCAATTGTAACAGCCTCCGGTATGTCTGCTATTAGTTGTGCAGTGCTTCAAATTTGCAGCAGCGGTGATGAAATAATTTCCAGCAGAACGATTTACGGTGGAACTTATGCTTTTTTCAAAAACTTTCTTCCGAAGGTGGGGATAAAGGTTCATTTTGTTGACACCGGTAATATTAATGCTGTTAAAAATTTAATCAATTCGAAAACAAAAATGATATACTGCGAATCTATAAGCAACCCGCTTTTAGAAATTGCGGACATTCCAAAACTTTCCGAAGTCACCAAACAAAATAATCTCAATCTGGTTGTTGATAACACTTTTAGCCCTATGGTGATTTCGCCAATTCAATTGGGAGCTGATATAGTTATTCACTCATTGACGAAATATATTAATGGGACAAGTGATTGCGTTGCCGGCTGTATCTGTTCTTCCAAAGAATTTATCAACCAATTGACTGATATAAATTCAGGTGCGTCAATGCTGCTCGGTCCTGTTCTTGATAGTTACCGCGCTGCAAGTATTTTGAAAAATTTGCATTCGCTTCATATCAGAATGAAGAAACATTCTGAGAATGCAATGTTTATCGCAGAAAATTTAGAAAAGATTGGGATAAAAGTTTTTTACCCCGGGCTGCCGTCACACAGCGGTTATCAATTAATGAATAATTTGATGAACGAAGGATTCGGTTACAGTGGTATGCTGGCTTTTGATGCCGGTACAATCGAAAAAGCTGATGAGTTGATGGAAGCGATGCAAAAAGAATCAGTGGGATATCTTGCCGTTAGTCTCGGTTATTTTAAAACATTATTTAGTTCACCCGGCTCAAGTACTTCTTCTGAAATACCCAAAGAAGAGCAAGCAAGTATGGGACTTAGTGAGGGACTTATTCGATTCTCTATCGGGTTGGATAATAATATTGAACGCACTTTTGAACGAATCAAAAACTCGCTGATAAAAGTTGGTATGATAAAAAGCTAA